A section of the Oryzias latipes chromosome 8, ASM223467v1 genome encodes:
- the LOC110015528 gene encoding uncharacterized protein LOC110015528, producing the protein MEPVKFALLLLLVAFAHIVCALGSPFSSEDDGDLWTEPTWQGYPIERGVTLRLADLIKRSKSQQFHGLMGRSSGARLPVRLGRKRNNNNNNKGEMFVGLMGRRSSGGGVEDEWNSDSY; encoded by the exons ATGGAGCCCGTCAAGTttgcgctgctgctgctgctggttgcGTTTGCGCACATCGTCTGCGCGCTCGGCTCTCCGTTTTCCAGCGAGGACGACGGGGACCTGTGGACGGAGCCCACCTGGCAG ggtTACCCCATAGAAAGAGGAGTGACCCTCCGGCTGGCAGATCTGATCAAGCGCTCCAAATCTCAGCAGTTCCACGGGCTGATGGGAAGAAGTTCAG GTGCTCGTCTGCCGGTGAGACTGGGCAGGAAAA gaaataataataataacaacaaaggGGAAATGTTTGTTGGACTGATGGGCAGAAGGAGTTCAGGAGGAG GCGTGGAGGATGAGTGGAACTCTGACTCCTACTGA